The DNA segment ATATTGTGACTCGAAGGGAGGCCCAGGCCTCCCTTTTTCAGGTTCTTTCTTGTTAAAAATTTCACATGGTTGGGCTATCCCGGTCTTTTCGAGAGCCTTTGAGAGATGAAAAGCGAACATATACCAAAAGCAACGATCGGTCGTCTGGCCGTCTATATTCAGGTACTTGAAAATCTTTTGCGTGATGGCAATGATGTTATTTCTTCAGAAAAACTCGCCCGCGCCTGCTCCGTGAATTCATCGCAGATCAGAAAAGATCTTGCCTACTTTGGCGAGTTCGGGGTCAGAGGCGTTGGATATTACGTTCAGGAACTCATCACATCCATCAAACAATCCCTTGGCATTGATCGAGTCTGGAAATGTGCCTTGATCGGTGTGGGGAATATGGGGACTGCGCTTTTGCGTCACCATGATTTCGAGCGCAGGGGATTTCATATAGCAGCCGCATTCGACTGTGACCCCGATAAGATTGGACGCGAGTTCGAGGATCTGGAAATTGTCTGCCCTACGCATCTCAAGGAGCAGGCTCCAGAGATGGGGCTTGAGATAGGCATTATCACCACTCCTCCGGATCGTGCTCAGCGTGCGGCCAATCATTTGGTTGATGCGAATATCCGAGGCATTATCAATTTTGCCCCTGCTCGCATAAACGTCCCGGCACACATCCCTGTCGAGTATGTCGATTTTTTTGATCATCTCTACGCAATAGCCTTTCAGATCACTCTCGGAAGCGATTAAGGCGGGAGGGGAGAGATCTTTTCGATATCCGTCGAGACATTGACGGCACGAGAGTTTTTATTCCCCCTCCTCATCATGAAAGAGTACAAGATCGGTGCATGTGGTAACGCATGCACCGATCTTGTACTCTTTCATGGTGAGCTTTTCTGTCCTGCCTTCAGGACAGAAAATATTCCGAGCGTAAGTGGCATTTGAGTGAGGGGAAAAACGTGTCCGGGCATGCCTGATTTTCAGACATGCCCGGACTTGTATGCAGAGAATTTCATTATGCCTTGAATCGGTACCCGACCCCTCGAACAGTCTCGATGAAGATGGCATAGGGGCCAAGTTTTTGGCGTAAGCGCCGGACATGGGTATCGACAGTTCGAGAGTATCCTTCGAAGTGGGTGTCCCAGACGGTGTCGAGGAGGTTGTCTCGGGTTTGAACTTTGCCTGCACCGGATATAAGCACGGTCAGAAGTTTGAATTCAGTCGCGGTCAAAGCGATCTCTTCACCGTCCACTGTCAGTTGATGCGCTTCAAAATCGACCTTCAGTCCATTCCTTTCCCAGAGTTTCGGAGCATCAGGCTCCGGTGCGCCAGAGCGGCGCAGGATGGCCTTGATTCGCAGGACGAGTTCTCTTGGTGAGAAGGGTTTGACAACGTAATCATCCGCACCGAGTTCCAGGCCGACGATCTTGTCAACCTCTTCACCCTTGGCGGTGAGCATGATCACAGGGATACGAGAAAGTTGGGAATCCGATTTCAATTGGCGGCAGGTTTCCAGACCATCCATGCCAGGCATCATGAGGTCCAGAAGAACAATGTCAGGCTTGAATGCTGACGCGAGGTTGAGGCCTCCCTGGCCATCTTCCGCGGCTGCGACATCGAATCCGGCGGAGCTAAGATTGTACTTGAGCAATTCCCTGGTGTCCCGGTGGTCTTCAACGACCAATACTTTCTGTGCAGACACGGTTGAATCTCCTTGATGGATTTGATTGTTACGGCCTGCTATAGCCCAATTACTGTTAAAGGAATGTTACAGGAGAGTAACTTTATCGAGACGAAATGTCATATTCTTTTCTTTTGGTTGGAAAAGAAGCTTTTAGCTGCTTTGAGTCGATGCGTCTTGTAAGGATATAATCGACTGTAATCGTGTATAAAAAATCTCAAAATTGCCCCTTAAGGGAAGTCTCGACCAGACCGATAAGGTATGTAAGATCAATTGAAAGAACTCACCATGGACGGAGAGGCATATGTATTATCACGGATTTGACAAGAAATTCCCTTCGGGTAGCAAGTATTGGACACTATACGACGATCAGCTCATTGGCATGCTGTTTTCAAAGATAGTGAACAAGACAATGAGTGTGGAAAATTGTGAAACGGATTCTGAAGAGTTGTTGGGTGAGATGGTCCAGAACCTTTTTGACCTCTGTTTCTACATCAATAAGGATTTTCACGACTGCTAAAGTCAATTTCATTGGGATACGGAGGCTGGTAAAGAGTTGTCAGCGATACTTTTTGGCTTGGTACCGCTTTGACGGTTTGTGAATCCATTTGCAGAAAAGCCCGGCGTGACCGGGCTTTTCTGTTTTCTCTTTGTGAATGTGAAAATGAAAGGGTTATGAAATGGCCAGGCTTTTTTTTACAGCCTGGATGACATCCAGAACATCCTGGTCAGTCAGTTTTGCTGAGAGCGGGAGGCTGACTGTCTGCCGGCCGAGTCGAACTGCATGAGGGGTGTCTTCCAGTGTCCATCCAAATCGTTCTCGATAGTATGGTTGCTCGGGAATCGACAAGTAATGGACGCCAACACCGATGTTTTCGTGTGTCATGCGGATAAGGAACTCATCTCGTTCCACTCCGCATGAGTCGGGGTCTATAAGAATCGTAAAAAGATGCAAGGCATGGCGGGTGTCTGGCTCTTCGGGGGCAGGCAGGCCGATAGGAAGGGCTTTGAAGGCGTCCATGTACATATCCCACACATGGCGACGGCGAACATGGTATTCCTCTACCCGTTTAAGTTGATGAATACCGATAGCTGCCTGGATGTCCATCATGTTGTATTTGAAGCCGGCTTCAACAACCTGATAATGTTTGTAACCGTCATCCGAGAACCGCTTCCATGCATCGGCGGACATGCCGTGCAGACCAAGAATCTTGACGTGTTTGATGTCTTCTTCCGAGTTGGCCATGACCATGCCGCCTTCGCCGGTGCAGACATTCTTGGTGACATAGAAAGAGAAACAGCCGAAATTGCCAAATGTGCCGACATGCTGTCCTTTGTAAGTCGTTTCTATGGCATGGGCACAATCTTCTACGACCTTGAGATCATGTTCCGTGGCGATGCTCATGATAGCATCCATATCACAGGCTCGGCCTGCGAAGTGGACCGGCAGGATGGCTTTGGTTCGTTTCGTTATTTTTGCCCGAATCGATTCCGGGTCAATATTCATGGAAACAGGGTCGACGTCTGCAAGAACAGGGGTGCATCCCGCATGAATAATGGCATTGACGGACGCGCAAAATGTCAGTGGGGTGGTAATGACTTCATCGCCGGGTTTGAGGCCCAGTGCCACCAGGCCGAGGTGGAGCGCGGCAGTGCATGAGTTGCAGGCTGCTGCGTGACCGGAGCCGAGATATGTGGCAAAATCACTCTCAAACTTGGCGACCTTGGGACCGGTGCCGAGCCACCCAGCCTCCATGGAGGCGACGACTTCATCGATTTCGTCCTGCTCTATGCGGGGTGATCCAAAAATGAGAAAATTATTTTTTGAGCGAACTGGCATGTTCGAAAAGCTCCTTGAAAAGGGTCATGTTTAATTCGCGAGAACTAGCAGATTCCCTTGAGCTGGTAAATGGTGGCATGACGGCATTTTTTCGTGACAAGTGTGTCATGTATGCAAGCCGGAGTTGCGCTTTGAACAGGCATCCGTTATGAAACACAGCCGGTCCAATCCCGGAC comes from the Pseudodesulfovibrio piezophilus C1TLV30 genome and includes:
- a CDS encoding redox-sensing transcriptional repressor Rex; protein product: MKSEHIPKATIGRLAVYIQVLENLLRDGNDVISSEKLARACSVNSSQIRKDLAYFGEFGVRGVGYYVQELITSIKQSLGIDRVWKCALIGVGNMGTALLRHHDFERRGFHIAAAFDCDPDKIGREFEDLEIVCPTHLKEQAPEMGLEIGIITTPPDRAQRAANHLVDANIRGIINFAPARINVPAHIPVEYVDFFDHLYAIAFQITLGSD
- a CDS encoding response regulator; this encodes MSAQKVLVVEDHRDTRELLKYNLSSAGFDVAAAEDGQGGLNLASAFKPDIVLLDLMMPGMDGLETCRQLKSDSQLSRIPVIMLTAKGEEVDKIVGLELGADDYVVKPFSPRELVLRIKAILRRSGAPEPDAPKLWERNGLKVDFEAHQLTVDGEEIALTATEFKLLTVLISGAGKVQTRDNLLDTVWDTHFEGYSRTVDTHVRRLRQKLGPYAIFIETVRGVGYRFKA
- a CDS encoding DegT/DnrJ/EryC1/StrS family aminotransferase; the protein is MPVRSKNNFLIFGSPRIEQDEIDEVVASMEAGWLGTGPKVAKFESDFATYLGSGHAAACNSCTAALHLGLVALGLKPGDEVITTPLTFCASVNAIIHAGCTPVLADVDPVSMNIDPESIRAKITKRTKAILPVHFAGRACDMDAIMSIATEHDLKVVEDCAHAIETTYKGQHVGTFGNFGCFSFYVTKNVCTGEGGMVMANSEEDIKHVKILGLHGMSADAWKRFSDDGYKHYQVVEAGFKYNMMDIQAAIGIHQLKRVEEYHVRRRHVWDMYMDAFKALPIGLPAPEEPDTRHALHLFTILIDPDSCGVERDEFLIRMTHENIGVGVHYLSIPEQPYYRERFGWTLEDTPHAVRLGRQTVSLPLSAKLTDQDVLDVIQAVKKSLAIS